Proteins from a single region of Anser cygnoides isolate HZ-2024a breed goose chromosome 18, Taihu_goose_T2T_genome, whole genome shotgun sequence:
- the ABR gene encoding active breakpoint cluster region-related protein isoform X3, with the protein MEEEEEAIGYLDKVLEDEDDSEPGTPTSPGSPFSASEKGERDTGKGLEMRKLVLSGFLASEEIYINQLEALLLPMKPLKATATTSQPVLTLQQIETIFYKIQDIYEIHKEFYDSLCPKVQQWDSNITMGHLFQKLASQLGVYKAFVDNYKIALETAEKCSQSNYQFQKISEELKVKGPKDSKESHTSVTMEALLYKPIDRVTRSTLVLHDLLKHTPADHPDYPLLQDALRISQNFLSSINEDIDPRRTAVTTPKGETRQLIKDGFLVELSEGSRKLRHVFLFTDVLLCAKLKKTAVGKHQQYDCKWYVPLADLVFPSPEESEHCPQVHVIPDHELEDMKMKISAIKSEVQKEKANKGQSRAIERLKKKMFENEFWLLLNSPAIPFRIHNRNGKSYLFLLSSDYERSEWREAIQKLQKKDLQAFVLSSVELQVLTGSCFKLRTVHNIPVTSNKDDDESPGLYGFLHVIVHSAKGFKQSANLYCTLEVDSFGYFVSKAKTRVFRDTTEPQWNEEFEIELEGSQSLRILCYEKCYDKTKLNKDNNEIVDKIMGKGQIQLDPQAVQTKNWHMDVIEMNGIKVEFSMKFTSRDMSLKRTPSKKQTGVFGVKISVVTKRERSKVPYIVRQCIEEVEKRGIEEVGIYRISGVATDIQALKAVFDANNKDILVMLSDMDINAIAGTLKLYFRELPEPLLTDRLYPAFMEGIALSDPAAKENCMMHLLRSLPDPNLITFLFLLEHLKRVAEKEPINKMSLHNLATVFGPTLLRPSEGESKGHLTLASDIWSHDVMAQVQVLLYYLQHPPISFTELKRNTLYFSTDV; encoded by the exons atggaggaggaagaggaggccaTAGGGTACCTGGATAAAGTCCTGGAGGATGAAGATGACTCTGAGCCGGGAACCCCCACCAGCCCCGGGTCTCCGTTCTCGGCCAGCGAGAAG GGCGAGCGAGACACCGGCAAAGGGCTGGAGATGCGGAAGCTGGTGCTCTCCGGCTTCCTGGCCAGCGAGGAGATCTACATCAACCAGCTGGAGGCACTCCTCTTG CCCATGAAGCCGCTGAAGGCCACGGCCACCACGTCGCAGCCCGTCCtcaccctccagcagatcgagACCATTTTCTACAAGATCCAGGATATCTACGAGATCCACAAGGAGTTCTACGACAGCCTGTGCCCGAAGGTGCAGCAGTGGGACAGCAACATCACCATGGGCCACCTCTTCCAGAAGCTG GCCAGCCAGCTCGGGGTGTACAAGGCCTTTGTGGATAACTACAAAATCGCCCTGGAGACAGCTGAGAAGTGCAGCCAGAGCAATTACCAGTTCCAGAAGATCTCggag GAGCTGAAGGTGAAGGGCCCCAAGGACTCGAAGGAGAGCCACACGTCCGTCACCATGGAGG CGCTGCTGTACAAACCCATTGACCGCGTCACCCGGAGCACCCTCGTCCTGCAC GACCTCCTCAAGCACACTCCAGCCGACCACCCCGACTACCCGCTGCTGCAGGACGCCCTCCGCATCTCGCAGAACTTCCTCTCCAGCATCAATGAGGACATCGACCCCCGGAGGACAGCGGTCACCACCCCCAAGGGGGAG acccGGCAGCTCATCAAGGACGGCTTCCTGGTGGAGCTGTCGGAGGGCTCGCGGAAGCTGCGGCACGTCTTCCTCTTCACCGACGTGCTGCTCTGCGCCAAGCTGAAGAAGACGGCGGTGGG GAAGCACCAGCAGTACGACTGCAAGTGGTACGTGCCCCTGGCCGACCTGGTGTTCCCCTCGCCGGAGGAGTCGGAGCACTGCCCGCAGGTGCACGTCATCCCCGACCACGAGCTGGAGGACATGAAGATGAAGATCTCGGCCATCAAGAGCGAGGTGCAGAAGGAG aaAGCCAACAAGGGGCAGAGCCGTGCCATCGAGCGCCTCAAGAAGAAGATGTTTGAGAACGAGTTCTGGCTGCTCCTCAACTCGCCCGCCATTCCCTTCCGCATCCACAACCGCAACGGGAAG AGCTACCTATTCCTGCTGTCCTCCGACTACGAGAGGTCTGAGTGGAGGGAGGCCAttcagaaactgcagaaaaagg aCCTCCAGGCCTTCGTGCTGAGCTCGGTGGAGCTGCAGGTGCTGACGGGATCCTGCTTCAAGCTCCGCACCGTCCACAACATCCCGGTCACCAGCAATAAGGACG ACGACGAGTCCCCCGGGCTCTACGGGTTCCTGCACGTCATTGTCCACTCCGCCAAGGGCTTCAAGCAGTCGGCCA ACCTCTACTGCACGCTGGAGGTGGACTCCTTCGGCTACTTCGTCAGCAAAGCCAAGACTAGGGTTTTCCGGGACACAACAGAGCCGCAGTGGAACGAG GAGTTCGAGATTGAGCTGGAAGGCTCCCAGTCCCTGCGCATCCTCTGCTACGAGAAATGCTACGACAAGACCAAGCTCAACAAGGACAACAACGAAATCGTGGACAAGATCATGGGCAAGGGGCAGATCCAG CTGGACCCGCAGGCCGTGCAGACCAAGAACTGGCACATGGACGTGATTGAGATGAACGGG ATCAAGGTGGAGTTCTCCATGAAGTTCACGAGCAGAGACATGAGCCTGAAGAGGACGCCGTCCAAAAAGCAGACCGGCGTCTTCGGCGTCAAAATCAGCGTCGTCACCAA GCGCGAGCGCTCCAAGGTGCCTTACATCGTGCGCCAGTGCATCGAGGAGGTGGAGAAGAGGGGCATCGAGGAGGTCGGCATCTACAGGATCTCCGGCGTCGCCACGGACATCCAGGCCTTGAAGGCGGTCTTCGATGCGA ATAACAAGGACATCCTGGTGATGCTGAGCGACATGGACATCAACGCCATCGCCGGCACGCTCAAGCTGTATTTCCGAGAGCTGCCCGAGCCCCTCCTCACTGACAGACTGTACCCCGCCTTCATGGAGGGCATCG CCCTCTCGGATCCTGCTGCCAAGGAGAACTGCATGATGCACCTTCTCCGCTCGCTGCCTGACCCCAACCTCATCactttcctcttcctgctggAGCACTTGAAAAG